A window of the Xiashengella succiniciproducens genome harbors these coding sequences:
- the gcvH gene encoding glycine cleavage system protein GcvH, with translation MNIPENLKYTKDHEWVRVEGNIATVGITDFAQSELGDIVFVEIDTEDEELAQEEVFGTIEAVKTVSDLYMPLSGTIIEVNENLESQPELVNKDPYDGGWMVKVEIKDKAEIDKLLSAEQYKALIG, from the coding sequence ATGAATATACCTGAAAATTTAAAGTACACTAAAGACCACGAGTGGGTCAGAGTAGAAGGCAACATTGCAACAGTTGGTATTACTGATTTTGCACAAAGTGAACTGGGCGACATCGTTTTCGTTGAAATTGACACCGAAGATGAAGAACTGGCACAGGAAGAGGTTTTTGGTACAATAGAGGCAGTCAAGACAGTCTCTGATCTTTATATGCCCCTGTCGGGAACTATTATAGAGGTTAACGAAAATCTTGAATCACAACCTGAGTTGGTAAATAAAGATCCTTACGACGGAGGATGGATGGTAAAGGTTGAGATCAAGGACAAAGCAGAGATCGACAAATTGCTGTCTGCCGAGCAATACAAAGCCCTGATCGGTTAA
- a CDS encoding sigma-54-dependent transcriptional regulator → MKIFVVEDDRLFNSLIANALKKEKELVISTFFNGGDLIRHLSEHPEVITLDIGLPDYFGLDLLGQIKRLSPSTEVIVISGHDDLKLAVQMLKLGAYDYIAKDENVRERLLHCISHIRSKFKISQELSKLRSEISERYYDFEEIVGESRAMKRALALMEKASRMANVNVLLCGEEGTGKGMISRAIHYNSERAAMPFVSFSVGAVPPGMIREELFGVEDLRDGEIPLSGKIAEAANGTLFIEDIELLPADVQFSLLSYLTGSIKSAQGKKSKDLNVRIIAGSTVDLAEEVRARRFREDLYFRLMGIPVYLPSLRERKKDIILLAGIFLTDFCNINGMDKKELSAAANRKLLKYPYPGNVRELKAVIELAAVLTDSTVIDEEHIVFNSTASVADFFSEEMTMKQYSDKIIRHYLEKYHNDVKTVAAKLDIGKSTIYNLLKKWEEQGE, encoded by the coding sequence ATGAAAATATTCGTCGTTGAGGATGACAGGTTGTTTAATAGCCTTATAGCAAATGCTCTCAAGAAAGAGAAAGAATTGGTAATCAGCACTTTTTTTAATGGAGGGGATTTGATCAGACATCTTTCAGAACATCCTGAAGTCATAACTCTGGATATAGGATTACCAGATTATTTTGGTCTTGATCTGCTAGGGCAGATTAAACGTTTGAGTCCATCGACCGAGGTGATAGTTATCTCTGGCCATGATGACCTCAAACTTGCTGTCCAGATGCTTAAGCTAGGAGCCTATGACTATATAGCCAAGGATGAGAATGTGCGGGAGAGGCTTCTTCATTGTATCAGCCATATCAGGAGTAAGTTTAAGATAAGTCAGGAACTGAGCAAACTAAGGTCTGAGATATCTGAGCGCTATTATGATTTTGAGGAGATAGTTGGTGAGAGTCGAGCCATGAAGAGAGCCTTGGCTCTTATGGAGAAGGCAAGTAGGATGGCAAATGTAAATGTGCTGTTGTGTGGAGAAGAGGGAACAGGCAAAGGCATGATATCCCGGGCTATACATTACAACTCTGAAAGGGCTGCTATGCCCTTTGTATCCTTCAGTGTGGGAGCTGTTCCTCCTGGTATGATAAGAGAGGAGCTTTTTGGTGTCGAGGATCTGAGGGATGGTGAAATACCCTTGTCGGGCAAGATTGCTGAGGCTGCCAACGGGACCTTATTTATTGAGGATATAGAACTTTTACCAGCCGATGTGCAATTTTCCCTGCTAAGCTATCTTACAGGCAGTATAAAGTCCGCCCAGGGTAAAAAGTCTAAGGACCTCAATGTGAGAATTATTGCGGGCTCAACGGTCGATCTGGCAGAGGAAGTGAGGGCCAGGCGCTTCAGAGAGGATCTATATTTCCGTCTGATGGGGATCCCGGTCTACCTACCTTCATTACGGGAAAGGAAGAAGGATATAATACTGCTTGCCGGGATTTTTCTTACAGACTTTTGTAATATAAATGGGATGGATAAGAAGGAGCTAAGTGCTGCAGCCAATAGGAAATTGCTCAAGTATCCCTATCCAGGGAATGTGCGTGAACTAAAGGCAGTTATTGAACTGGCAGCTGTTCTTACCGACTCCACTGTAATTGACGAGGAGCATATTGTATTCAACAGCACTGCATCAGTTGCAGATTTTTTTAGTGAGGAGATGACGATGAAGCAGTATTCCGATAAGATAATAAGGCATTATCTTGAAAAGTATCACAATGATGTAAAGACAGTTGCTGCTAAACTTGATATTGGGAAGTCAACTATTTATAACCTGCTTAAGAAATGGGAGGAGCAGGGAGAATAA
- a CDS encoding tetratricopeptide repeat protein — protein MPIRKLILLSALFWLVSCSTQKNTWLSRNHNAMTARYNILFNGEQSFQRGEEQLRQNHQDQFTSILPLFPYSGDDKAGAVKGDMDNAIAKGLKVIQKKSITVRPKGRPDRNNPRQVAFYNQREFNKVVGNAYILIGKAHLFNHEYYDALTALDYAFRDFPGKPVQYEALIWMARTRIEMGDFENARIVLDRYDALGDAPAKYYADYMATYADYLIRSGQYNSAIPFVAAAAEGARDKWDRSRRNYILAQLYEKAGRLDNAKDAYLKVARSSPGYDMEVTARLNVMLLESKLNGNIGETVRELDRMAGQFKNQEYRDRIYMTKARLSLYGQDTLQALVNLRLAAGYNIGSRDLLAESFLNMADIYFDIPDYMASYAYYDSALINIPQTHTRLEQIKFRHKGLKNLSAHLNTIYTQDSLQRLAAMTDEELISYLEAYVEAEKQSRLNKDISGGGSNYNTGFDPLLQRSMSSQMYGSQDGRGAWYFYNPTMVTLGKMEFERRWGRRPAEDNWRRSDKSAVAISDFSQPPALPGDPGERPQDTPGAGTIPDGALGQSDELPSVDRLKSTIPRSKEDIEASHKLKGEAYFKAALVLLDYFNLPEQAIVLLSSLLSQYPDHELAEQALFWSYRAQLAADNEQQAQTVGSSLLRRFPDGYYAPFVRDPEYATKLYEASRELYTRYEDAYNAYRSNGFEEALSHTSYIRKGNPDPSLERKAILLSAISNGKLGQKDGFVRDLKELSGEYPESAEGKMAGKWLAMLDEGMQPVAGPVAYGDASVSVGLAGTDDPGSTAFGPLYSFEPSSTHSIFVVVDADANINRLIFNLADYNFNRFLLADYELEAHTLPNGQRLISISSFNNNREAMDYFYALRSNPRLLNVGNINRALIMTASETNLKVLLKTGNLEAYQNFFTENYLSGSGGYIIDVLYETQN, from the coding sequence ATGCCGATAAGAAAATTGATATTACTCTCAGCCCTGTTTTGGCTCGTTTCCTGCTCAACTCAAAAAAACACCTGGCTGTCAAGGAATCATAATGCCATGACTGCCCGTTACAATATTCTGTTCAACGGGGAACAAAGTTTTCAGCGCGGGGAGGAACAACTGAGACAAAATCATCAGGATCAGTTCACAAGTATTCTTCCACTTTTTCCTTATAGCGGTGATGATAAGGCCGGTGCTGTCAAAGGTGATATGGATAATGCAATTGCAAAAGGCCTTAAGGTCATACAGAAGAAAAGTATCACAGTCCGCCCCAAAGGGCGCCCTGACCGCAACAACCCCAGGCAGGTCGCATTTTACAATCAAAGAGAATTCAACAAGGTAGTAGGAAACGCATATATCCTTATCGGCAAGGCTCACCTTTTCAATCATGAATATTACGATGCCCTGACTGCCCTTGATTATGCCTTCAGGGACTTCCCCGGAAAGCCTGTGCAGTATGAAGCTCTCATATGGATGGCAAGAACACGTATCGAGATGGGGGATTTCGAAAATGCACGTATTGTCCTGGACCGTTACGATGCCCTTGGTGATGCTCCGGCAAAGTACTATGCAGATTATATGGCAACCTATGCCGATTACCTCATCCGCTCAGGGCAGTACAACAGTGCCATTCCTTTCGTTGCGGCTGCGGCTGAAGGAGCCCGTGACAAGTGGGACAGATCCAGACGCAACTACATCCTGGCCCAGCTTTATGAAAAAGCCGGTCGCCTTGACAATGCTAAAGATGCGTACCTGAAGGTAGCCCGCTCTTCTCCAGGATATGATATGGAGGTAACAGCCCGGCTTAATGTGATGCTTCTTGAGAGTAAGCTAAACGGCAATATAGGGGAGACAGTCAGGGAATTGGATCGTATGGCCGGACAATTTAAGAACCAAGAGTACAGGGACAGAATCTATATGACAAAGGCCAGGCTTTCACTATATGGACAAGATACGCTACAAGCCCTTGTCAATCTGAGGCTGGCTGCAGGATACAACATTGGTAGCAGGGATCTCCTGGCTGAATCCTTCCTCAACATGGCTGATATATATTTCGACATCCCTGACTACATGGCATCCTATGCATACTACGACAGTGCTCTGATAAATATCCCCCAGACTCATACCAGACTGGAACAAATCAAATTCAGACACAAGGGACTGAAGAACTTGTCGGCCCATCTTAATACTATTTATACACAGGACAGTCTGCAACGGCTGGCAGCTATGACTGATGAGGAACTAATCTCCTATCTGGAAGCATATGTGGAGGCTGAAAAACAGTCGCGTCTCAACAAGGATATAAGTGGAGGAGGCTCAAATTATAATACAGGTTTCGATCCCCTGCTGCAAAGAAGCATGTCATCCCAAATGTATGGTAGTCAGGACGGACGTGGTGCATGGTATTTCTACAATCCTACCATGGTCACCCTTGGTAAAATGGAGTTTGAAAGACGTTGGGGTCGCAGACCAGCTGAGGATAACTGGCGTCGCTCGGATAAGAGTGCCGTTGCAATTTCCGACTTCTCACAACCACCAGCTCTTCCAGGTGACCCGGGAGAAAGACCGCAGGACACGCCCGGAGCAGGCACTATTCCAGACGGAGCTCTTGGACAATCTGATGAGCTACCAAGTGTAGACAGGCTCAAATCAACAATTCCCCGATCCAAAGAGGATATTGAAGCTTCTCACAAGCTAAAAGGTGAAGCCTACTTCAAAGCAGCCCTTGTTCTGCTGGATTATTTCAATCTGCCTGAACAGGCCATCGTGCTTCTATCTTCTCTGCTCAGCCAATACCCTGATCACGAACTTGCAGAACAGGCCTTGTTCTGGAGCTATAGGGCACAGCTTGCTGCAGATAATGAACAACAGGCACAGACTGTGGGCTCATCATTGTTGCGACGCTTTCCAGACGGATACTATGCTCCTTTTGTGAGAGATCCTGAATATGCCACAAAGCTCTATGAGGCATCAAGGGAACTATATACTAGATACGAGGATGCATACAATGCATATAGGAGCAATGGCTTTGAAGAAGCTTTGTCCCATACATCTTACATCAGAAAGGGCAATCCAGATCCATCCCTGGAACGTAAGGCAATACTATTGTCAGCAATCAGCAACGGAAAACTGGGACAAAAGGATGGTTTTGTTAGAGACCTGAAGGAACTATCAGGAGAATATCCAGAAAGTGCTGAAGGAAAGATGGCAGGAAAATGGCTTGCAATGCTCGATGAAGGTATGCAACCGGTCGCCGGGCCTGTTGCCTATGGGGATGCAAGCGTAAGTGTTGGATTGGCCGGTACAGACGACCCTGGCTCAACTGCCTTCGGACCTCTGTATTCTTTCGAGCCATCATCCACTCACAGCATTTTCGTAGTTGTAGATGCTGATGCCAATATCAACAGGTTGATCTTCAATTTGGCAGACTACAACTTCAATCGCTTCCTGCTTGCAGATTATGAGCTGGAGGCACATACCTTGCCAAATGGTCAAAGACTTATAAGCATAAGCTCATTCAACAATAACCGCGAAGCAATGGATTATTTCTATGCTCTTCGCTCCAATCCCCGCCTGCTGAATGTAGGTAATATCAACAGAGCTCTGATAATGACTGCATCTGAAACCAACCTCAAGGTCCTTCTGAAAACGGGAAACCTGGAGGCATATCAGAACTTCTTTACAGAAAATTACCTGTCGGGAAGTGGAGGTTATATAATAGATGTGTTGTACGAAACCCAAAACTAA
- a CDS encoding PglZ domain-containing protein — protein MENIQKYRLLWVDDEIDHLRAHLLFLEEKGFTVDTATNGRDAIDMLSGGAYSLVFLDENMPGLSGLGTLMRIKEQNPALPVVMVTKSEEEEIMDQAIGSKIADYLIKPVNPNQILSSIKKILGRHSLVSKKATTDYQSVFSRIGMRLNERLNYNEWYELYRQLVFWELELQFTDSSMNEVLLMQKNEANKRFAVFVKENYSDWLNSDDAPMMSHTMMKRKVLPMLKKGGPVVMIVIDNFRFDQWEVIKREIAPFFSFAEDELYFSILPTATQFARNAIFSGLLPLNIARIRPDLWVEDDEEGSKNQHEEELIKDYIARVREPFKVWYEKINDSDSGKKLLDNYKRFRENDLSVVVINFIDMLSHARTELKMIKELITDESSFRSHTRSWFLHSPLFELLKRLSQEKVKIILTTDHGTIRVQDPVKVVGDRAVNTNLRFKQGKNLAYDDKSIYEVKKPEQIFLPRPNVSTTYIFATGNTFFAYPNNYNYYVNYYKDTFQHGGISMEEMMVPFVVLEPKS, from the coding sequence ATGGAAAATATACAAAAGTACAGATTACTGTGGGTTGATGACGAAATAGACCACCTAAGGGCTCACCTTCTGTTTCTCGAAGAAAAGGGCTTTACGGTAGATACAGCAACCAACGGCAGGGATGCAATAGATATGCTTTCAGGCGGAGCATATAGTCTGGTATTCCTAGACGAAAATATGCCGGGACTTAGCGGACTTGGAACACTGATGAGAATCAAGGAGCAGAATCCTGCGCTGCCAGTTGTGATGGTTACCAAGAGCGAGGAAGAGGAGATTATGGATCAGGCTATTGGCAGCAAGATCGCCGATTATCTGATAAAACCGGTAAATCCAAACCAGATTCTTTCCTCAATCAAAAAGATTCTGGGTCGCCACAGCCTTGTCAGCAAAAAAGCCACTACTGATTATCAGTCTGTATTCTCAAGGATAGGAATGAGACTCAATGAGAGGCTCAACTACAATGAGTGGTATGAATTGTACAGGCAACTGGTATTCTGGGAACTTGAGCTGCAGTTTACCGACAGCTCGATGAACGAGGTACTGCTGATGCAAAAAAATGAAGCCAATAAACGCTTTGCAGTTTTTGTAAAGGAAAATTACTCCGACTGGCTCAACAGCGATGATGCACCTATGATGTCGCACACTATGATGAAGCGCAAGGTCCTGCCCATGCTCAAAAAAGGCGGACCGGTTGTAATGATAGTTATAGACAATTTCAGATTTGACCAGTGGGAGGTAATTAAAAGGGAAATAGCTCCATTCTTCAGTTTCGCAGAAGATGAGCTGTATTTCAGCATCCTTCCTACTGCTACACAGTTTGCACGTAATGCTATCTTTTCAGGTTTGCTTCCACTCAATATAGCCAGAATCAGGCCTGACCTCTGGGTTGAGGATGACGAAGAGGGAAGCAAAAACCAACATGAGGAAGAGCTAATAAAGGATTATATTGCAAGGGTTAGGGAACCTTTCAAGGTATGGTATGAGAAAATCAACGATTCCGATTCAGGAAAGAAGCTTCTCGACAATTACAAACGCTTCAGGGAAAATGATCTGTCAGTAGTTGTGATAAACTTTATTGACATGCTGTCGCATGCACGTACAGAACTCAAGATGATTAAGGAACTGATTACTGATGAATCATCCTTCCGTTCGCATACCCGCTCATGGTTCCTTCACTCACCGTTGTTCGAACTCCTAAAGCGCCTTTCACAGGAGAAAGTAAAAATAATACTGACTACCGACCATGGAACCATACGAGTACAGGATCCCGTCAAGGTAGTGGGCGACAGAGCAGTAAATACCAACCTCAGGTTTAAACAGGGTAAGAACCTTGCCTATGACGACAAGTCAATCTATGAAGTCAAGAAACCCGAGCAGATCTTCCTGCCAAGGCCCAACGTTTCTACAACCTATATCTTTGCGACCGGCAATACTTTCTTTGCCTATCCCAACAACTACAATTACTATGTAAACTATTACAAGGATACATTCCAGCATGGAGGTATTTCCATGGAAGAGATGATGGTTCCTTTTGTCGTTCTGGAGCCAAAGTCTTAG
- the tsaE gene encoding tRNA (adenosine(37)-N6)-threonylcarbamoyltransferase complex ATPase subunit type 1 TsaE — protein MIFSAKTPEELGEAARALVALLDVQPVAAFYGEMGAGKTTLIKQVCRELKVLDPVSSPSFAIINEYRCEDGRPVYHFDLYRMKKPEELFDIGADEYLYGGDICLIEWPEKAEDHIPFERINVNLQLLPDGTREIRINNTTP, from the coding sequence ATGATCTTTTCGGCAAAAACACCTGAAGAACTTGGGGAGGCCGCCAGAGCTCTGGTGGCCTTGCTCGATGTACAACCGGTAGCTGCTTTCTACGGTGAGATGGGGGCAGGTAAAACAACCCTGATAAAACAGGTTTGTAGGGAACTGAAGGTGCTTGACCCTGTCAGTAGTCCTTCTTTTGCAATTATAAATGAATACAGATGCGAAGACGGACGTCCCGTATATCACTTTGATCTGTACAGGATGAAAAAGCCTGAAGAGCTTTTTGATATAGGTGCGGATGAATACCTCTATGGGGGTGACATTTGTCTTATTGAATGGCCCGAAAAGGCAGAAGATCATATCCCATTTGAAAGGATTAACGTTAACCTCCAACTCCTTCCCGATGGTACCAGAGAGATCAGGATCAATAACACTACCCCCTGA
- a CDS encoding alanine dehydrogenase: MTNIEKRASFIAIRYTQHITSEEMLEVGRKQRSLTIGIPLDTDKSENRVSLTPQGVELLVENGHKVVIESGVGERANYFDRDFAEAGAIVASGKDEVFRSDIILKISPPTEEEIEMMTNDQVILSYLQFSKQTRESIVKMMNRRINAVAYEFMRDNEGCYPVIQSMSEIEGYAAISIASEYLSKAHGGKGVLLGGITGVSPTEVVIIGAGTAGEFAARAALGLGCQIKVFDNSYQNLRELERNLGQRVFTSVLHPHVLTKALKSADAVVASLRYFENDTAFYITCEQIEQMKPGSVIVDLSIGDGRCFESMAASSHDPDKPFINKNGVIHYMTPNVASRVSRTASIALSNIIAPIILKMANAGGIHQLVKEDLGVSNGTYLYKGILTNQYIGNSLGLPSKDIGLLLAAF; this comes from the coding sequence ATGACCAACATCGAGAAACGGGCATCTTTTATTGCAATCAGGTATACCCAGCACATCACCAGTGAAGAGATGCTTGAGGTGGGTCGGAAACAACGCTCGCTTACGATTGGGATACCTCTGGATACCGACAAATCGGAAAACAGGGTGTCGTTAACACCTCAGGGTGTGGAATTGCTTGTTGAGAATGGCCACAAGGTTGTCATTGAGTCTGGTGTTGGTGAAAGGGCAAATTATTTTGATAGGGATTTTGCTGAAGCAGGGGCCATCGTTGCAAGTGGTAAGGATGAAGTATTCAGATCAGATATCATACTTAAAATCTCCCCTCCGACTGAGGAGGAAATAGAAATGATGACAAATGATCAGGTCATCCTCTCCTACCTTCAATTTTCAAAGCAGACCAGAGAGTCTATTGTCAAAATGATGAACAGGCGGATTAATGCAGTCGCCTATGAATTCATGCGTGATAATGAGGGTTGCTATCCTGTAATTCAGAGCATGAGTGAAATTGAAGGTTATGCTGCTATCAGCATTGCATCCGAATACCTTAGCAAGGCACATGGAGGGAAGGGAGTATTGCTTGGTGGAATCACCGGAGTTTCGCCCACTGAAGTTGTTATTATCGGAGCCGGCACTGCAGGCGAATTTGCTGCAAGAGCTGCACTTGGACTGGGCTGCCAGATCAAGGTGTTCGACAATTCCTATCAGAATCTCAGGGAACTTGAACGTAATCTGGGCCAGCGAGTGTTTACCTCTGTGCTGCATCCCCACGTACTTACAAAGGCATTAAAGTCTGCAGATGCCGTGGTGGCAAGTCTACGCTATTTTGAGAATGATACAGCTTTCTATATAACCTGTGAGCAGATTGAACAGATGAAACCAGGATCTGTGATAGTGGATCTTAGCATTGGCGACGGACGCTGCTTTGAATCCATGGCAGCGTCTTCTCACGATCCTGACAAACCATTTATAAACAAAAATGGTGTCATACACTATATGACACCAAACGTAGCTTCAAGGGTTTCACGTACCGCATCCATTGCACTAAGTAATATTATCGCACCCATTATTCTCAAAATGGCAAATGCCGGGGGTATTCACCAGCTAGTCAAGGAAGATCTGGGCGTAAGCAATGGCACCTACCTGTATAAAGGCATACTAACAAACCAATATATAGGTAACAGCCTTGGACTGCCATCCAAGGACATAGGCCTGCTACTTGCTGCTTTCTAA
- a CDS encoding NifU family protein, with product MDNSEKDIVLKEVAAALDEIRPYLQADGGDINIIDLTDEWILKVQLIGACDGCPMSMQTLRNGVEMVIRTKVPVVREVVAV from the coding sequence ATGGATAATAGCGAGAAAGACATTGTTTTGAAGGAGGTGGCGGCTGCTCTGGATGAGATCCGTCCTTATCTGCAGGCTGATGGTGGTGATATCAACATCATTGATCTTACTGATGAGTGGATATTGAAGGTTCAGCTTATAGGTGCATGTGACGGTTGCCCAATGAGTATGCAGACCCTTCGCAATGGGGTTGAGATGGTTATCAGAACCAAGGTTCCGGTAGTTAGGGAAGTCGTTGCAGTATAA
- a CDS encoding Mrp/NBP35 family ATP-binding protein — protein MSFYPKLVLDALKHVVHPGKGKDIVSLEMVEDDIRIDGKRISFSLLFDRANDPMIGPIKSAAEKAIETYIGDGVEIKGNIYVKVKPRQVKKIEEPPLSGIKNIVAISSGKGGVGKSTVSSNLAVALALKGYSVGLLDADIYGPSVPKMFATEDARPYVEKVDGKDRIIPVEKYGVKLLSIGYFVNPTDALVWRGAMATSAVRQLIADGLWGDLDYLLIDLPPGTGDIHLTIVQTIALTGAVVVSTPQDVALADARKGISMFQGKQINVPVLGLVENMAWFTPAELPENRYYIFGQGGCRKLAEETGTPLLGEIPIVQSIREGGDEGMPAALNTDSITGVAFSKLADAVVEAVEKRNSQLPRTKIVEVNRK, from the coding sequence ATGAGCTTTTATCCGAAGCTGGTGCTTGATGCTCTCAAGCATGTGGTTCACCCGGGCAAGGGCAAGGATATTGTCAGCCTGGAGATGGTAGAGGATGATATCCGCATTGATGGCAAGCGAATCAGTTTTTCCTTGCTTTTTGATCGCGCAAATGATCCCATGATAGGTCCCATTAAAAGTGCTGCCGAGAAGGCCATAGAGACCTATATTGGTGACGGTGTTGAGATCAAGGGTAATATTTATGTCAAGGTTAAGCCAAGGCAGGTAAAGAAGATCGAGGAGCCCCCTTTGAGCGGGATAAAGAATATTGTAGCTATCTCATCAGGTAAGGGAGGAGTTGGCAAATCTACTGTAAGCAGCAACCTTGCGGTTGCGCTTGCCCTTAAGGGATACAGTGTAGGTTTGCTTGATGCTGATATTTACGGGCCTTCTGTACCTAAGATGTTTGCTACCGAAGATGCACGTCCCTATGTAGAGAAGGTTGATGGAAAGGACAGGATTATCCCGGTAGAGAAATATGGTGTAAAACTGCTTAGTATAGGATATTTTGTCAATCCCACTGATGCTCTTGTATGGAGAGGGGCGATGGCAACCTCTGCAGTAAGGCAGCTGATAGCTGATGGTCTGTGGGGTGATTTGGATTATTTGCTGATAGACTTGCCTCCAGGCACAGGTGATATTCACCTGACCATAGTGCAGACAATTGCTTTGACAGGAGCTGTTGTAGTAAGTACACCTCAGGATGTTGCACTTGCTGATGCACGCAAGGGTATCAGTATGTTTCAGGGTAAACAGATAAATGTCCCGGTATTGGGACTTGTGGAGAATATGGCATGGTTTACCCCTGCTGAGCTGCCTGAGAACAGGTACTATATTTTTGGACAGGGAGGATGCAGGAAGCTGGCAGAGGAGACAGGCACACCGCTACTTGGAGAAATCCCGATAGTACAAAGTATCAGGGAGGGTGGAGATGAAGGTATGCCAGCAGCGCTTAATACTGATAGTATCACAGGAGTTGCATTCTCAAAACTAGCTGATGCAGTTGTTGAAGCAGTTGAGAAGCGCAACAGCCAGCTGCCACGTACGAAAATAGTTGAAGTTAACAGAAAATAA
- a CDS encoding MGMT family protein has translation MTSKDKPKDQGFFDLVYEVARLIPEGRVTSYGAIAVAIGSPGAARMVGWALNNLGPGLDDVPAHRVVNRNGMLTGKHAFRSGTSMEELLRREGIEVVDDKVQCFEMLFWDPIKEIPNL, from the coding sequence ATGACCAGCAAGGATAAACCCAAAGATCAGGGCTTTTTTGATCTTGTATATGAGGTTGCTCGACTGATTCCAGAGGGCAGGGTAACTTCCTATGGAGCCATTGCTGTTGCAATTGGTTCCCCTGGTGCTGCTCGAATGGTGGGTTGGGCATTGAATAATCTTGGGCCAGGACTGGATGATGTCCCGGCCCACAGAGTTGTCAACCGCAACGGCATGCTTACAGGAAAACATGCCTTCAGGTCGGGGACCTCGATGGAGGAACTGCTACGTAGGGAGGGGATTGAGGTTGTCGATGACAAGGTTCAGTGCTTTGAGATGCTTTTCTGGGATCCAATTAAGGAGATTCCGAATCTGTAA
- the trmB gene encoding tRNA (guanosine(46)-N7)-methyltransferase TrmB, with translation MARKMNKLEKFAEMDKLPNVIQADFSEVFRTDYKLKGRWSAEFFGNTNPVVLELGCGRGEYTVALARKYPDKNFIGVDIKGARMYNGASTAYKEGLRNAAFIRSRIEMIGSFFAPSEIDEIWLTFPDPQMQKTRKRLTACRFLELYARFLKPGGIIHLKTDSNFMYIYTRELVLHNGLTMITDQSDLYNSGFEDEILSVRTYYEERFLGQGMAIKYLSFRLDNKNTLVEPQVDIPRDNYRNTGRRVAFDDQQG, from the coding sequence TTGGCCAGGAAGATGAATAAACTGGAGAAGTTTGCCGAGATGGACAAACTTCCCAACGTGATTCAGGCTGATTTCAGCGAAGTATTCAGGACGGATTACAAGTTAAAAGGCAGGTGGTCTGCTGAGTTTTTTGGCAACACCAATCCTGTTGTTTTGGAACTTGGTTGTGGCAGGGGAGAATATACTGTTGCGCTTGCCAGGAAATATCCGGACAAGAATTTTATTGGGGTGGACATCAAAGGGGCAAGAATGTACAATGGAGCAAGTACTGCGTACAAAGAGGGTCTAAGGAACGCTGCTTTTATCAGAAGCAGGATAGAGATGATAGGTTCTTTCTTTGCTCCATCAGAGATTGATGAGATTTGGCTGACCTTCCCCGATCCACAGATGCAAAAGACACGCAAGCGTCTTACCGCCTGCAGGTTTTTAGAGTTATATGCCAGATTCCTAAAGCCAGGAGGTATTATCCATCTTAAAACCGACAGTAACTTTATGTACATCTATACCCGTGAGCTGGTGCTCCATAATGGGTTGACAATGATTACGGATCAATCAGATCTATACAATTCCGGGTTTGAGGATGAGATACTGTCAGTGAGAACGTATTACGAGGAGCGTTTCCTTGGACAGGGTATGGCAATCAAGTATTTGAGTTTCAGACTTGACAACAAGAATACGCTTGTTGAGCCGCAGGTTGATATTCCCCGGGACAACTACCGAAACACAGGCAGAAGAGTTGCATTCGATGACCAGCAAGGATAA
- a CDS encoding gliding motility lipoprotein GldH, which translates to MTRFLLLALLAVCTSCADRVIYSESIDIDKTGWDINDTLYFDVELTDTISLLDIGMTITHTDDYPYSNIWLFLEVSSDNGSQFTDTLNYIIAESSGKWVGAKKGKNYVVNISYRDYVKMAHTGNYRFAIRQGMREEKLRGVSKLEFRINKSEK; encoded by the coding sequence ATGACTAGGTTTTTATTGCTAGCACTGCTTGCTGTCTGCACTTCCTGTGCAGACAGGGTGATTTATTCGGAGTCTATTGATATAGACAAGACCGGATGGGATATTAATGACACCCTTTATTTTGATGTTGAGCTGACCGATACCATTTCCCTGCTTGATATCGGTATGACTATTACCCATACTGATGACTACCCTTATTCAAATATCTGGCTCTTCCTTGAGGTGAGCAGTGATAATGGTAGTCAGTTCACTGACACACTTAACTACATAATAGCTGAGAGTAGTGGTAAGTGGGTTGGTGCGAAAAAGGGTAAGAACTATGTTGTTAATATCTCATACAGGGATTATGTGAAAATGGCTCACACAGGGAATTACCGCTTTGCAATCAGACAAGGCATGCGAGAGGAGAAACTCAGAGGAGTAAGTAAACTGGAATTCCGTATCAACAAATCAGAGAAATAG